Genomic window (Acidobacteriota bacterium):
ACACCGAACTGGTCGTGTCGATCGATTGCGACTGCAGTTACGATCCGCACGAGATCGGGCGCCTTCTCGATCGCCTGCGCCCCGGCGTGGCCCTGGTCACCGCCTCCCCGTATCACCTCCTGGGCGAAGTGCGGAACGTCCCGGGCTGGCGGCTCTTCCTGTCGCGGTCGCTGTCGCGCCTGTACCGGGCGCTGTTCCGGCAGAAACTGCACACCTACACCAGCTGTTTCAGGGCCTACAGGAGGTCGCTGGTCCTTCCGCTGGAACTCGAGCGGGGGGACTTCATGGGCATGACCGAGATGTTGGTGCGTCTCGATCTGCGGGGCGCCCGACTCGCCGAGGTGCCGGCGGTCCTCGAAGCGCGCCTGCTGGGACACTCGAAGCTGCGCGCGCTCCCGACGATCCTGCGCCATCTGGCGCTCCTGGCCCAGTTGGTCTGGTGGAAACTGACACGCCGCGCCGGCAAGGGACCCGCTCCCGGCGGCGAGGCCGAGGAGATTTCCTATGAGCGAAGCGAGCCCGCCCCCACGGGTGCTCCCGAGCGACCAGAACGCCAGCGGAAGGTCGTTCGGTGAGGAGGAGAGGAAAGCGCTCGCCGAGGTGCTGGCGGCCGGAACCCTGATCTCCACCAAGGGGTCGGTGGTCAAAGAGTTCGAGTCGGAATTCGCCGCCTGGCTCGGCGTCCGGCACGCCGTGGCCTGCTCCTCGGGCACCGCGGCGGTGCACACGGCGCTGGCCGCGCTCGATCTGGAACCGGGTGACGAGGTGATCACCACCCCGATCACCGACATGGGCGCGTTGACTCCGATCCTCTACCAAGGGCTGATCCCGGTTTTCGCCGACGTCGATCCGAGCACCGGGCTTCTCGATCCCGCCAGCGTGGAGGACCGGATCGGCCCGCGCACCCGGGCGGTGATCGCCACCCATCTGTTCGGGCATCCCGGCTCGGCGGAACCCCTGGCCCGCGTCGCCGCCGATCGCGGCCTCGCCCTGATCGAGGACTGCGCCCAGGCCTACGGAGCGAGCACGCGGGGACGGAAGGTGGGCACCTTCGGGGCCCTCGCCTGCTTCAGCCTCCAGCAGGGGAAGCACATCACGTGCGGCGAAGGGGGCCTGGTCGTGACCGGCGACGACAGGCTCGCCCGCCGGTGCCGCCTGTTCGTGAACAAGGCGTGGCCCTACGGAGAGCCGGATCCCGACCACGAGTTCCTCGCGCCCAACTACCGCATGACGGAGCTTCAGGGAGCAGTGGCGCTGGCGCAGCTACGGAAGCTCGACCGCCTGCTCGACGCGCGCACCGAGACCGCCGAGGCGTTCTGCCGGAGCGCCCGCAATCTCCGGGGGGTGGCCGCACCGGTCCTCGGGCCGGAAGACCGGCACGCCTACTGGCGCATCCCGCTCACCGTTTCCGGGGACGCGACGCGGCGCTCTCTGAAGGAGGTCGCGCGGGACCTGCAACGGGCGGGCATCGCGGCGAGCGCCGGCTACACGGGGCGGCCGGCGTTCGCCTGCCGTCTGTTTCGCGAGCAGGCGACTTTCGGCCGCAGCCGCTATCCCTTCACCCTGGCCCGACCGGAGGCGGTCGACTACCGCCCGGAGCGCTTTCCCGGCACCATGGAGTTCATCCGGCGCGTCCTCGTGATCGGTTGGAACGAGCGCATGGACCACGAGGACACCCGGTATGTCCTCGAGCGCCTGGAGGAGGCGCTCGGCCAGGGGGGCCGATGACGGGCCGGGCGTCCGATCCACTGCGCCTCGCATTGATCGGCGCGGGGCGGATCGGTTCGGCGTACGCCGCGGCGGCTGCGGGCCTGAGGGAAGTGCGCCTCGTGGCGGTCGCCGACGTCGATCCCAGGCGAGCGGCGGCGGTGGCGGACATCTGCGGGGCGGAGCCGCGATCCGACTGGCGCGACGCGCTGGGGTCCGGGGCGGAAGCGGTGCTCATCTGCACGCCCCCCTGCTGGCATGCCGAGCAGGCGATGGCCGCAGCGGAACGAGGGCTGCATGTCCTGTGCGAAAAGCCTCTCGCGCTGAACGTTCGCGAGGCCATGGAGATGATCGACACCGCGCGCCGGCGCGGTGTTCTGCTCACCATGGCCTCGAAGTTCCGCTACGTCGACGACATTCCGAAAGCCAGGGCGCTGATCGACAGCGGTGAGATCGGTGACGTGGTGCTGCTCGAGAACTCCTTCACCTCGCGCCTCGACCTCACCGGCCGCTGGAACGCCGATCCCGCGATCAGCGGTGGTGGTGTCCTCATCGACAACGGAACCCACTCGGTGGACATCGTCCGGTGCCTGCTGGGACCGATCGAAGCCGTCCGCGCGGTCGTGATCTCCCTCACCGCCCCCGGCGGGGTGGAGGACACGGTGCACATGTTCGCGCGGTGCGCCGCCGGCCCGATGGCGAGCGTCCACTTGTCGTGGCGATTCGACCGGCGCTCCCGGTCGTATCTCGACATCTACGGTTCCGCAGGGGTCGTGCGCGTCGGCTGGCGCGGCTCCTGGTACCGCCGGGACAGGGACGAGAAGTGGATCCGGTTCGGCCGTGGCTACGACAAGATCCGCGCGCTGCGGAAGCAGCTCGCGGGATTCGCTCGCGCCGTGCGCGGCCGGGAACCGCTGGCCGTCTCGGACCAGGACGCCCTCGCTTCGGTCGAGGTGATCGCCGCCGCCTACCGCGCCGTCCGGTCGGGTGGCTGGGAAGCGGTCGGGAGCCAGGGAGCGACGGTCTCGGCCGCTCCTTCCCCGGAATCGGGCCGATGAGCGTCTTCATCCATCCCACCGCGATCGTCGAGGACGGCGTGGAAATCGGCGACGGCACCTCCGTGTGGAGCCATGTTCACGTGCGGGGGCCGAGCCGGATCGGGCGGGAATGCATCATCGGGGAAAAGAGCTACATCGCTTACGGTGTCGAGATCGGCGACCGGGTGAAGATCAACGCGTTCGTCTACATCTGCACGGCCGTCACGATCGAATCCGGAGTCATGGTCAGCGCCGGGACCATCTTCACCAACGACCGGAACCCGCGGGCCGCCACCCCGGATCTTTCCCGGTTGCTCCCTTCGGAACCGAACGAGGAGACGCTGCCGACCCGCGTGCGCGCCGGCGCCACCATCGGCGCCGGCGCGGTCATCGGCTGCGGTCTGGAGATCGGCGAGTTCGCGATGGTCGGTATGGGCTCTGTGGTGACGAAGAGCGTGGCCCCCCACTCGCTGGTCTTTGGAAACCCCGCGCGCCCGGCCGGCCTGGTCTGCGCCTGCGGCAAGGTGCTGGTGCGCTTTCCCCGGCCGGGGGAAGCGGGCGCGCCGGAACAGCTTCGCTGCGGCGCCTGCGGCCGCCGGTACGCTTTCGACGGAAGCGGGCTGCGCGGGATCGGATGAGCGGAGCGGAACGGAGCCCGGCCGTGCCCGCCGGCGGCACGGCGGTCGTGGGGGGCGGCATGCTCGGCATCGGGGCCGCTCTCCTGCTCGCGGAGGCGGGGCGCCGCGTCACCCTGTTCGAGCGCGCCGACTGCCTGGGCGGCCTTGCCGCCGCCTGGTCGCTCGGACCCGTCCGGTGGGACAGGCACTACCACGTGATCCTCGAATCGGACGAAGAGACGCTCGGACTCCTGGAGAAGCTCGACCTGGCCGGTCGGGTGGTCTGGAGCCGTCCGGGAACGGGCTGCTTCGCCGGGGGGCGCCTCTTCCCGGTCACCTCCGCCGCCGACATGCTGCGCCTTCCGGCGCTCGGCCTCGTCGACAAGTTCCGTTTGGGGCTGACCGTGCTCCGGGCCGCGCACGGCGGACGCCGTGGCCTCGACGAGATGACGGCGGAGCGCTGGCTGGTGCGTTGGTCGGGCAAGCGCGCCTACACGGCGTTCTGGAAGCCGCTTCTCGTGGCCAAGCTCGGGGCCTCGCATGGCCGAGCCTCCGCCGCGTTCATCCAGGCCACGATCCGGCGCCTGTACACCGCCCGCCGCGGCGCTTCGAAGCGCGAGAGGTTCGGTTACGTGCGCGGGGGCTACGCGGTGGTGCTCGACCGGGCCGAGCGGGCGCTTCGAGACCGCGGCTGCACGCTGCGGCTCGGCGCCGGCGTGAGCAGCATCGTCCGCGAGGGTTCGCGCGTCGCGGTGGCCGTGGGGGATCGCGTCGACCTCTTCGACGACGTGATCCTCACCCTGCCCCCTCCCATCGCCGCCCGGCTGTGCCCGCAGCTCGACCACGACACCCGGAAGAAGCTGGAGTCGATCGAGTACATCGGGGTGATCTGTGCTTCTCTGCTGCTGGACCGCGCGCTGAGCGGTTACTACGTCACCAACGTGCTCGACGAGGGGCTGCCGTTCACCGCCGTCATCGAGATGACCGCCTGCGTGGATCCGGGCGACCTCCGAGGCCGCCACCTGATCTACCTCCCCCGCTACGCGCCATGGGACGATCCGTTCTGGGACCTGGACGACTCCGCCATCCGGGAAAGCCTGCTCGCGG
Coding sequences:
- a CDS encoding DegT/DnrJ/EryC1/StrS family aminotransferase, with product MSEASPPPRVLPSDQNASGRSFGEEERKALAEVLAAGTLISTKGSVVKEFESEFAAWLGVRHAVACSSGTAAVHTALAALDLEPGDEVITTPITDMGALTPILYQGLIPVFADVDPSTGLLDPASVEDRIGPRTRAVIATHLFGHPGSAEPLARVAADRGLALIEDCAQAYGASTRGRKVGTFGALACFSLQQGKHITCGEGGLVVTGDDRLARRCRLFVNKAWPYGEPDPDHEFLAPNYRMTELQGAVALAQLRKLDRLLDARTETAEAFCRSARNLRGVAAPVLGPEDRHAYWRIPLTVSGDATRRSLKEVARDLQRAGIAASAGYTGRPAFACRLFREQATFGRSRYPFTLARPEAVDYRPERFPGTMEFIRRVLVIGWNERMDHEDTRYVLERLEEALGQGGR
- a CDS encoding gfo/Idh/MocA family oxidoreductase — encoded protein: MTGRASDPLRLALIGAGRIGSAYAAAAAGLREVRLVAVADVDPRRAAAVADICGAEPRSDWRDALGSGAEAVLICTPPCWHAEQAMAAAERGLHVLCEKPLALNVREAMEMIDTARRRGVLLTMASKFRYVDDIPKARALIDSGEIGDVVLLENSFTSRLDLTGRWNADPAISGGGVLIDNGTHSVDIVRCLLGPIEAVRAVVISLTAPGGVEDTVHMFARCAAGPMASVHLSWRFDRRSRSYLDIYGSAGVVRVGWRGSWYRRDRDEKWIRFGRGYDKIRALRKQLAGFARAVRGREPLAVSDQDALASVEVIAAAYRAVRSGGWEAVGSQGATVSAAPSPESGR
- a CDS encoding N-acetyltransferase — protein: MSVFIHPTAIVEDGVEIGDGTSVWSHVHVRGPSRIGRECIIGEKSYIAYGVEIGDRVKINAFVYICTAVTIESGVMVSAGTIFTNDRNPRAATPDLSRLLPSEPNEETLPTRVRAGATIGAGAVIGCGLEIGEFAMVGMGSVVTKSVAPHSLVFGNPARPAGLVCACGKVLVRFPRPGEAGAPEQLRCGACGRRYAFDGSGLRGIG
- a CDS encoding FAD-dependent oxidoreductase yields the protein MSGAERSPAVPAGGTAVVGGGMLGIGAALLLAEAGRRVTLFERADCLGGLAAAWSLGPVRWDRHYHVILESDEETLGLLEKLDLAGRVVWSRPGTGCFAGGRLFPVTSAADMLRLPALGLVDKFRLGLTVLRAAHGGRRGLDEMTAERWLVRWSGKRAYTAFWKPLLVAKLGASHGRASAAFIQATIRRLYTARRGASKRERFGYVRGGYAVVLDRAERALRDRGCTLRLGAGVSSIVREGSRVAVAVGDRVDLFDDVILTLPPPIAARLCPQLDHDTRKKLESIEYIGVICASLLLDRALSGYYVTNVLDEGLPFTAVIEMTACVDPGDLRGRHLIYLPRYAPWDDPFWDLDDSAIRESLLAGLERVHPGLGGARIEAFRVSRQRFVLPLPAPGLARRVPGIEPAIPGIWMLSSAQIRDGTPNVNDTLRLARQGVAALLGAVS